A window from Synechococcus sp. RSCCF101 encodes these proteins:
- a CDS encoding bifunctional orotidine-5'-phosphate decarboxylase/orotate phosphoribosyltransferase — protein MTGPSCFVKLTEAIADRGSLLVAGLDPNPEMLGSWSRREGVASASFLAVARRWIKSVIEATADHVCAYKPTLGFYQALGPIGLDLLREVRELVPLEIPLILDAKHGDLNSSSALARHWFEDLLVDAVTLTPLAGQDIAAPFLLYPGKAVVMSCHSSNPGARVLQHHPDDSQPLYLRIVRESQLWATPEQLMLEVGTTDPALLATVRREAPSRVMVLRSLWAVEERLREMVEAGLSDAGDGLLLPLPQNLLVEEHLGERAAALKAEIGAMREGHQPPSAQCDLWLPREREEPEGLDALLVDLHDIGCLLFGDHVQASGAVFSHYIDLRQIISDPNLFHRVLHAYAHAMQGLRFDRVAGIPYGSLPTATGLSLQLHTPLIYPRKEVKAHGARRLIEGDFQEGDRVLLVDDILISGGSLLDGIAKLESSGLEVEDVVVFLDHGSGGRQRVEAAGYRVHVVSSLPHLAGVLQAAGRLSADQASLLTHQDRLSPA, from the coding sequence ATGACGGGCCCGTCCTGTTTTGTGAAACTCACCGAGGCGATCGCGGACCGCGGCTCGCTGCTCGTGGCCGGCCTCGATCCGAATCCGGAGATGCTCGGCAGCTGGAGCCGGCGCGAGGGAGTGGCCTCGGCCTCGTTCCTGGCGGTGGCACGGCGCTGGATCAAGTCGGTGATCGAGGCCACGGCCGATCACGTCTGCGCCTACAAACCCACCCTCGGCTTCTATCAGGCGCTGGGTCCGATCGGGCTGGATCTGCTGCGGGAGGTGCGGGAGCTCGTGCCGCTCGAGATCCCCCTGATCCTCGATGCCAAGCACGGCGACCTCAACAGCAGTTCGGCGCTGGCCCGCCACTGGTTCGAGGACCTGCTGGTGGACGCGGTGACCCTCACCCCCCTGGCCGGGCAGGACATCGCCGCTCCCTTCCTGCTCTACCCCGGCAAGGCGGTGGTGATGAGCTGCCACAGCTCCAACCCCGGCGCCCGCGTGCTGCAGCACCATCCCGACGACAGTCAGCCGCTGTATCTGCGGATCGTGCGGGAGAGCCAGCTCTGGGCCACCCCCGAGCAGCTGATGCTCGAGGTGGGCACCACCGATCCGGCACTGCTGGCCACGGTGCGCCGCGAGGCTCCGAGCCGGGTGATGGTGCTGCGCAGCCTGTGGGCCGTGGAGGAGCGGCTGCGGGAGATGGTGGAGGCCGGGCTCAGCGATGCCGGCGACGGCCTGTTGCTGCCACTGCCCCAGAACCTGCTGGTGGAGGAGCACCTGGGGGAGCGGGCCGCCGCCCTCAAGGCCGAGATCGGGGCCATGCGCGAAGGCCATCAGCCCCCTTCGGCCCAGTGCGATCTGTGGCTGCCGCGGGAGCGGGAGGAGCCCGAGGGGCTCGATGCCCTGCTGGTGGATCTGCATGACATCGGTTGCCTGCTCTTCGGGGATCACGTGCAGGCCTCCGGTGCCGTGTTCAGCCACTACATCGACCTGCGCCAGATCATCTCCGATCCCAACCTGTTCCATCGCGTGCTGCATGCCTACGCCCATGCGATGCAGGGTCTGCGCTTCGATCGGGTCGCCGGCATCCCCTACGGCTCCCTGCCCACGGCCACGGGCCTGTCGCTGCAGCTCCACACACCGTTGATCTACCCCCGCAAGGAGGTGAAGGCCCACGGCGCCCGCCGGCTGATCGAGGGCGACTTCCAGGAGGGGGACCGGGTGCTGCTGGTGGACGACATCCTGATCAGCGGCGGCAGCCTGCTCGACGGCATCGCCAAGCTGGAGAGTTCCGGCCTCGAGGTGGAGGACGTGGTGGTGTTCCTCGACCACGGCAGCGGCGGTCGCCAGCGGGTGGAGGCGGCGGGCTACCGGGTTCATGTGGTGTCGTCGCTGCCGCATCTCGCCGGCGTGCTGCAGGCGGCGGGGCGGCTCAGCGCCGATCAGGCCTCCCTGCTGACGCACCAGGACAGGCTCTCACCGGCATGA
- the pyrC gene encoding dihydroorotase, with protein sequence MPNRPVERSVTELTIRQPDDWHIHLRDGEMLEAVLPPTAAVFARAIVMPNLRPPVCTVAAGRAYRERILAALPKGSGFTPLMTAYLTDDLDPSELERGHAEGVFTAAKLYPANATTNSASGVSDLSLIEAVLEAMERIGMPLLIHGEVTDRDVDIFDREAVFIERHLKPLLDRHPDLKVVFEHITTEQAVDFVLAADANLAATITPHHLHINRNAMFMGGLRSDFYCLPVAKRERHRLALRRAATSGDPRFFLGTDSAPHPRSGKETDCGCAGIFNAPNALESYAQVFEEENALQHLEGFASEHGPRFYGLPLNEGRLRLRRQPTAVPRRLELPTASGSAVPLVPFHAGESLSWCVSREA encoded by the coding sequence ATGCCGAACCGTCCGGTTGAACGCTCCGTCACGGAACTGACCATCCGTCAGCCCGACGACTGGCACATCCACCTGCGGGACGGCGAGATGCTCGAGGCGGTGCTGCCCCCCACCGCGGCCGTGTTCGCCCGGGCGATCGTGATGCCGAACCTGCGGCCACCGGTCTGCACCGTCGCCGCCGGGCGGGCCTACCGCGAGCGCATCCTGGCGGCTCTGCCGAAGGGCAGCGGTTTCACCCCGCTGATGACGGCCTACCTGACCGACGACCTCGATCCCAGCGAACTGGAGCGGGGCCACGCCGAGGGGGTCTTCACCGCCGCCAAGCTCTACCCGGCCAATGCCACCACCAACTCCGCCTCAGGGGTGAGCGATCTCTCCCTGATCGAAGCGGTGCTGGAGGCGATGGAGCGCATCGGTATGCCGCTGCTGATCCACGGCGAGGTCACCGATCGGGATGTGGACATCTTCGATCGCGAGGCGGTGTTCATCGAACGGCACCTGAAACCGCTGCTGGATCGTCACCCCGATCTCAAGGTGGTGTTCGAGCACATCACCACCGAGCAGGCGGTGGACTTCGTGCTGGCTGCCGATGCCAATCTCGCCGCCACGATCACGCCTCACCACCTGCACATCAACCGCAACGCCATGTTCATGGGCGGCCTGCGCAGCGACTTCTACTGCCTGCCGGTGGCCAAGCGGGAACGGCACCGTCTGGCCCTGCGCCGGGCCGCCACCAGCGGCGATCCCCGCTTCTTCCTCGGCACCGACTCCGCACCCCACCCCCGCAGCGGCAAGGAGACCGACTGCGGCTGCGCCGGCATCTTCAATGCTCCGAACGCGCTCGAGAGCTACGCCCAGGTGTTCGAGGAGGAGAACGCCCTGCAGCATCTGGAAGGCTTCGCCAGCGAACACGGCCCCCGCTTCTACGGCCTGCCGCTCAATGAGGGCCGGCTGCGGCTACGCCGGCAGCCCACTGCGGTGCCCAGGCGCTTGGAGCTGCCCACCGCCAGCGGCTCAGCGGTGCCGCTGGTGCCGTTTCATGCCGGTGAGAGCCTGTCCTGGTGCGTCAGCAGGGAGGCCTGA
- a CDS encoding SulP family inorganic anion transporter: MPLISPHQRGARVQILNRINANNLRGDLFGGITAAVIALPMALAFGVASGAGAAAGLWGAVIIGLVAALFGGTPTLISEPTGPMTVVFTAVIASLTTNAPDAATGMAMAFTVVMLAGCFQLLFGFFRLGRYITMMPYTVVSGFMSGIGIILMVLQLAPFLGQSSPKGGVVGSLLALPELLAGIQPMETALALLALAILWFTPRSIKKVCPPQLLALVVGTIVSITLLGDADIRRIGEIPSGFPALSMPTLGLGQLQLMVVDGLVLGMLGCIDALLTSMVADSLTRTEHNSNKELIGQGLANLASGLFGGLPGAGATMGTVVNIQSGGRTALSGVSRAVILMLVILLAAPLAAQIPLAVLAGIAFKVGINIIDWSFLKRAHHLSVKGALIMYGVIVLTVFVDLIWAVGIGVFVANILTIDRMSALQSKSVKTISTADDDVELSDEEQALIDRGQGRVLLFQLAGPMIFGVAKSISREHNAISGCDAVVFDMREVSHLGVTASLALENAVTEAMEAGRRVFLVGASGSTLKRLEKLGLVDLLPDGHLTADLISSLRLAVDGLPAAGPELQVAAR, translated from the coding sequence ATGCCCTTAATCTCCCCCCATCAAAGGGGTGCACGCGTGCAGATTCTGAACCGGATCAACGCCAACAACCTGCGCGGCGATCTGTTCGGAGGTATCACCGCCGCGGTGATCGCCCTGCCCATGGCCCTCGCCTTCGGCGTGGCTTCGGGTGCCGGGGCCGCCGCCGGTCTCTGGGGCGCGGTGATCATCGGCCTTGTGGCCGCCCTCTTCGGCGGCACCCCCACCCTGATCTCAGAGCCCACCGGTCCGATGACCGTGGTGTTCACCGCCGTGATCGCCAGCCTCACGACCAACGCTCCGGATGCGGCCACGGGCATGGCGATGGCCTTCACCGTGGTGATGCTGGCGGGCTGCTTCCAGCTGCTCTTCGGCTTCTTCCGGCTGGGGCGCTACATCACGATGATGCCCTACACGGTGGTGTCGGGCTTCATGTCCGGCATCGGCATCATTCTGATGGTGCTGCAGCTGGCCCCGTTCCTCGGCCAGTCCAGTCCCAAGGGGGGCGTTGTGGGCTCCCTCCTGGCCCTGCCTGAACTGCTTGCCGGTATCCAGCCGATGGAGACCGCCCTGGCCCTGCTGGCCCTGGCCATCCTCTGGTTCACCCCAAGGAGCATCAAGAAGGTCTGCCCGCCCCAGCTTCTGGCGCTGGTGGTGGGAACCATCGTCTCGATCACCCTGCTCGGCGATGCCGACATCCGCCGCATCGGTGAGATCCCCTCGGGCTTCCCCGCCCTGAGCATGCCGACCCTGGGGCTGGGTCAGCTGCAGCTGATGGTGGTGGATGGCCTGGTGCTGGGAATGCTGGGCTGCATCGATGCTCTGCTCACCTCGATGGTGGCCGACAGCCTCACCCGCACCGAACACAACTCGAACAAGGAACTGATCGGCCAGGGCCTGGCCAACCTGGCCTCCGGACTCTTCGGAGGCCTGCCCGGGGCCGGCGCCACCATGGGCACGGTGGTCAACATCCAGAGCGGTGGACGCACCGCCCTCTCCGGCGTGAGCCGGGCGGTGATCCTGATGCTGGTGATCCTGCTGGCGGCCCCCCTCGCCGCTCAGATCCCCCTGGCGGTGCTCGCCGGCATCGCCTTCAAGGTGGGCATTAACATCATCGACTGGAGCTTCCTCAAGCGGGCCCATCACCTGTCGGTGAAGGGGGCCCTGATCATGTATGGCGTGATCGTGCTGACGGTCTTCGTCGATCTGATCTGGGCCGTGGGCATCGGCGTGTTCGTGGCCAACATCCTCACGATCGATCGCATGAGCGCCCTGCAGTCGAAGTCCGTGAAGACCATCAGCACCGCCGACGATGACGTGGAGCTCAGCGACGAGGAGCAGGCCCTCATCGATCGCGGCCAGGGTCGGGTGCTGCTGTTCCAGCTGGCCGGCCCGATGATCTTCGGCGTGGCCAAATCGATCTCCCGCGAACACAACGCCATCAGCGGCTGCGACGCCGTGGTGTTCGACATGCGCGAGGTGTCCCACCTGGGCGTCACCGCCTCCCTCGCCCTGGAGAACGCCGTGACCGAGGCCATGGAGGCCGGCCGCCGGGTGTTCCTGGTGGGGGCCAGCGGCAGCACCCTCAAGCGCCTGGAGAAGCTGGGCCTGGTGGATCTGCTGCCCGACGGTCACCTCACTGCCGATCTGATCAGCAGCCTGCGGCTGGCCGTCGACGGGCTGCCCGCCGCCGGGCCCGAACTGCAGGTGGCGGCCCGCTGA
- a CDS encoding calcium/sodium antiporter, with protein sequence MTDFLIDVVQVLVGILLLFFGGELFVQGSVAIALILGVPQLVIGLTVVSLGTSAPELFVSLGSIAKGSADLATSNVVGSNIFNVMVVLGCSAAILPLKVESRLVRRDVPILIAVSMAVWGMASAGVVTWQAGLALVTALVINTIWEVRTAREDPEGSGEAEPEVSEEAASGGWAPAALRLAGGMALLVIGSRILVIGASGAALTLGVSETVIGLTIVSAGTSMPELVASVVAALRGATDLAIGNVIGSNLLNQLLILGSCGLVSGGAGLQVDPVLINRDMPVMLLATFACLPIFWTRGRISRLEGGVLLTLYVLYLCDQVLPHTLPTWRDEFRLVVLCLVLPAVLVLILVQAIIYWQQRRRKREQA encoded by the coding sequence GTGACCGATTTCCTGATCGATGTTGTGCAGGTGCTGGTGGGCATCCTGCTGCTCTTCTTCGGCGGTGAACTGTTCGTTCAGGGGTCGGTGGCCATCGCCCTGATCCTCGGGGTACCCCAGCTGGTGATCGGCCTGACGGTGGTGTCTCTGGGAACCAGCGCCCCGGAACTGTTCGTGAGCCTGGGATCGATCGCGAAGGGGTCAGCTGATCTGGCCACCAGCAACGTGGTGGGCAGCAACATCTTCAATGTGATGGTGGTGCTGGGCTGCAGCGCTGCGATCCTGCCGTTGAAGGTGGAGAGCCGCCTGGTGCGGCGCGATGTTCCCATCCTCATCGCTGTGTCGATGGCGGTCTGGGGCATGGCCTCGGCCGGCGTGGTCACCTGGCAGGCGGGCCTGGCCCTCGTCACCGCCCTGGTGATCAACACGATCTGGGAGGTGCGCACCGCCCGGGAGGACCCCGAGGGATCGGGAGAGGCGGAGCCGGAGGTCTCCGAGGAGGCGGCCAGCGGTGGCTGGGCGCCGGCGGCGCTGCGTCTGGCGGGCGGCATGGCGCTGCTGGTGATCGGCTCGCGGATTCTGGTGATCGGGGCCAGCGGCGCCGCCCTCACCCTCGGCGTGAGCGAGACCGTGATCGGCCTGACGATTGTTTCGGCCGGCACCTCCATGCCCGAGCTGGTGGCCTCGGTGGTGGCGGCCCTGCGGGGGGCCACCGATCTGGCCATCGGCAACGTGATCGGCAGCAACCTGCTCAATCAGCTGCTGATCCTCGGCTCCTGCGGCCTGGTGTCGGGCGGGGCGGGCCTGCAGGTGGACCCGGTGCTGATCAACCGCGACATGCCCGTGATGCTGCTGGCCACCTTCGCCTGCCTGCCCATCTTCTGGACCCGGGGGCGCATCAGCCGCCTGGAGGGGGGCGTGCTGCTCACCCTCTATGTGCTGTACCTCTGCGATCAGGTGCTGCCCCACACCCTGCCCACCTGGCGGGACGAGTTCCGGCTGGTGGTGCTCTGTCTGGTGCTGCCTGCGGTGCTGGTGCTGATCCTGGTGCAGGCCATCATCTACTGGCAACAGCGGCGCAGGAAGCGGGAGCAGGCTTGA
- a CDS encoding DUF2231 domain-containing protein, protein MLELLPPLNEHNLPWMDTIHPIVVHFVIAMALISVVFDLVGVVARRPNLFEVSFWNLIVATVAIFIAIIFGQIEAGLASPYGGARDVLNLHSTLGWTLAGVLALVTGWRYVVRQRDPLVLPRGFLALDAGLATLVLVQIYLGNMLIWIYGLHTVPVVRAVREGLIS, encoded by the coding sequence ATGCTGGAGCTGCTGCCTCCCCTCAACGAGCACAACCTGCCCTGGATGGACACGATCCATCCGATCGTCGTCCACTTCGTGATCGCCATGGCGCTGATCAGCGTGGTCTTTGATCTGGTGGGGGTGGTGGCCAGACGCCCCAACCTCTTCGAAGTCAGCTTCTGGAACCTGATCGTGGCCACGGTGGCCATCTTCATCGCCATCATCTTCGGCCAGATCGAGGCGGGTCTCGCCTCTCCCTATGGCGGTGCCAGGGATGTGCTGAATCTCCACAGCACGCTCGGCTGGACCCTCGCCGGGGTGCTGGCGCTGGTCACCGGCTGGCGCTACGTGGTGCGCCAGAGAGATCCCCTGGTGCTGCCGCGAGGTTTCCTGGCCCTGGACGCGGGCCTGGCCACCCTGGTGCTGGTTCAGATCTATCTGGGGAACATGCTGATCTGGATCTACGGCCTTCACACCGTTCCCGTGGTTCGCGCCGTGCGGGAGGGCCTGATCTCGTGA
- a CDS encoding DUF2231 domain-containing protein, translating to MIPPIATAVPAALLSPIQELAEGLGPNGLPYSMPVHPNLVHLTIGLFAIGIAFDVVGALYPLEKRVFRFLALPVTRVGFHDVGWYNLLACSAVSFFTVGAGFYEIMLAVPIQGVTSPLGLGAMSTMLWHGVGGVVLLLLIVAMTVWRGYQRFVWRRDYGRQVDWSYLIAGVLLLGVMGLHGTLGAELGAEFGVHVTADQLLDQGLSPLAELP from the coding sequence GTGATCCCGCCGATTGCCACGGCCGTGCCGGCCGCACTGCTCTCACCGATCCAGGAGCTGGCCGAGGGCCTCGGGCCCAACGGTCTGCCCTATTCGATGCCGGTTCACCCGAATCTGGTCCACCTCACCATCGGACTCTTCGCCATCGGCATCGCTTTCGATGTGGTGGGGGCCCTCTATCCGCTCGAGAAGCGGGTGTTCCGCTTCCTGGCTCTGCCCGTGACGCGGGTGGGCTTCCACGATGTGGGCTGGTACAACCTGCTGGCCTGCAGCGCGGTGAGCTTCTTCACCGTGGGCGCCGGCTTCTACGAAATCATGCTGGCCGTGCCGATTCAGGGGGTCACCAGTCCCCTCGGCCTCGGGGCCATGAGCACGATGCTCTGGCATGGCGTCGGTGGTGTGGTGCTGCTGCTGCTGATCGTGGCGATGACCGTCTGGCGCGGCTATCAGCGCTTCGTCTGGCGCCGGGATTACGGCCGTCAGGTCGACTGGAGTTACCTGATCGCGGGCGTGCTGCTCCTGGGTGTGATGGGGCTGCACGGAACCCTCGGCGCCGAGCTGGGGGCCGAGTTCGGTGTTCATGTCACCGCCGATCAGCTGCTGGATCAGGGCCTCAGTCCCCTCGCTGAGCTGCCCTGA
- a CDS encoding cytochrome c oxidase subunit II: protein MSPSSPSLAPRPGPDLKAVGLVSLAAGIDTILSVKAAELSLKLLPPQASTAAPYVDGVFALEVGIGCFIFLGCCTAMAWSLLFHRADKYDMDDGAPIEGNLRLEIIWTVIPLVIVMAIATYSFRVNDILATLGPKVKLMPGEAPQLLTAEGEYGPVDVIARQWSWEFIYPNGVRSSELHLPLDERTHFRLQSEDVIHGFFIPAFRLKQDLVPGSVISYSLTPTIEGVYRLRDSQFSGGYFAANQTDVVVESREAFDGWLADSARQPLRPSYNPADELHQLRLRKGDRGWATVPPAPPPLVNASQDPSRPHDA from the coding sequence ATGTCGCCCTCCTCCCCGTCGCTGGCACCACGGCCCGGCCCCGACCTGAAGGCGGTGGGGCTTGTGAGCCTCGCCGCCGGGATCGACACGATCCTGAGCGTGAAGGCCGCCGAGCTCAGCCTGAAGCTCCTGCCGCCGCAGGCCTCCACGGCGGCGCCCTACGTGGATGGGGTGTTCGCCCTCGAGGTGGGCATCGGCTGTTTCATTTTCCTCGGCTGCTGCACGGCGATGGCCTGGAGCCTGCTCTTCCACCGTGCCGACAAGTACGACATGGATGACGGAGCTCCGATCGAGGGCAACCTCAGGCTGGAGATCATCTGGACCGTGATTCCCCTGGTGATCGTGATGGCGATCGCCACCTATTCCTTCCGGGTCAATGACATTCTTGCCACCCTTGGACCCAAGGTGAAGCTGATGCCGGGTGAGGCGCCGCAGCTGCTCACCGCCGAGGGGGAATACGGTCCGGTCGACGTGATCGCCCGTCAGTGGTCCTGGGAGTTCATCTACCCCAATGGTGTGCGCAGCAGTGAACTGCATCTGCCCCTCGATGAACGCACCCATTTCCGCCTGCAATCGGAGGATGTGATCCATGGCTTCTTCATTCCCGCCTTCCGGCTCAAGCAGGATCTCGTGCCCGGCAGCGTGATCAGCTACAGCCTCACCCCCACCATCGAAGGGGTGTACCGGCTGCGGGATTCCCAGTTCAGCGGCGGCTACTTCGCCGCCAACCAGACCGATGTGGTGGTCGAGTCGCGCGAGGCCTTCGACGGCTGGCTCGCCGACTCGGCCCGTCAGCCGCTGCGGCCCAGCTACAACCCGGCCGATGAGCTGCATCAGCTGCGGCTGCGCAAGGGCGATCGGGGCTGGGCCACGGTGCCGCCGGCGCCGCCACCGCTGGTGAATGCCTCCCAGGACCCCTCCCGGCCCCACGACGCCTGA
- a CDS encoding cbb3-type cytochrome c oxidase subunit I, which translates to MTSSTASFDPRVLKAPHPVPGAPDNWKRFFSFNTDAKVIGIQYIATSLFFLLVGGVLAMIMRGELITPPSDLVDPTVYNGLYTMHGTVMLFLFLFPILNGFNNLLIPPMIGAPDMAFPRLNAAAFWLVPLFGVILMASFFVPGGPASTGWWSYPPASLQNPVGHLINGESLWILAVALSGISSIMGAVNFTTTILRMRAPGMGFFRMPIFCWTAAAAQTIQLVGLPALTGGAIMLLFDLCLGTTFFRPEGGGDPVLYQHFFWFYSHPAVYVMVLPVFGIFSEIFPVYARKPLFGYPVVAIASFAITGLSLIVWVHHMFYSGTPMWMRNLFMYTTMLIAVPTGIKVFAWLGTLWRGRLRLTTPMLFCLGGVFNFIFAGITGIMLATVPVDIHVGNTYFVVGHFHYVIFSTITFGVFAGIYHWFPKFTGRMPYEGLGLLHFWLTFIGSTLNFLPMHWAGLMGMPRRVASYDPEFAFANVLASLGAFLLGVATIPFLLNMVSSWSRGRRAPANPWQAIGLEWLLPSPPPAENFEENVPTVISGPYGYGLGRPLVEHEESFIARAAQPAASPTSDPA; encoded by the coding sequence ATGACCTCCTCCACGGCCTCCTTCGACCCGCGGGTGCTCAAGGCTCCCCATCCCGTTCCGGGTGCTCCCGACAACTGGAAGCGGTTCTTCAGTTTCAACACCGATGCCAAGGTGATCGGCATCCAGTACATCGCCACCTCGCTCTTCTTCCTGCTGGTGGGTGGTGTGCTGGCGATGATCATGCGCGGTGAGCTGATCACGCCGCCATCGGATCTGGTGGACCCCACGGTCTACAACGGTCTTTACACGATGCATGGAACAGTGATGCTGTTCCTGTTTCTCTTTCCCATCCTCAATGGTTTCAACAACCTGTTGATCCCTCCGATGATCGGGGCGCCGGACATGGCCTTCCCCCGGCTCAATGCGGCGGCGTTCTGGCTGGTGCCCCTGTTCGGCGTGATCCTGATGGCCAGCTTCTTCGTGCCGGGTGGGCCTGCCAGCACGGGCTGGTGGTCCTACCCCCCCGCCAGCCTGCAGAACCCGGTGGGGCATCTGATCAATGGGGAGTCGCTCTGGATCCTGGCGGTGGCCCTCTCCGGCATCTCCTCGATCATGGGTGCGGTGAACTTCACCACCACGATCCTGCGCATGCGGGCACCGGGCATGGGCTTCTTCCGCATGCCCATCTTCTGCTGGACCGCCGCCGCAGCCCAGACCATCCAGCTGGTGGGGCTGCCGGCTCTGACCGGTGGCGCGATCATGCTGCTGTTCGATCTCTGCCTCGGCACCACCTTCTTCCGCCCCGAGGGGGGCGGTGATCCGGTGCTCTACCAGCACTTCTTCTGGTTCTATTCGCATCCGGCGGTGTACGTGATGGTGCTGCCGGTGTTCGGCATCTTCTCGGAGATCTTTCCCGTCTATGCCCGCAAACCGCTGTTCGGCTATCCGGTGGTGGCGATCGCCTCGTTCGCGATCACCGGGCTCAGTCTGATCGTGTGGGTGCACCACATGTTCTACAGCGGCACACCGATGTGGATGCGCAACCTGTTCATGTACACCACGATGCTGATCGCCGTGCCCACCGGCATCAAGGTGTTCGCCTGGCTGGGCACGCTCTGGCGGGGTCGGCTGCGCCTCACAACGCCGATGCTGTTCTGCCTGGGCGGGGTGTTCAACTTCATCTTCGCCGGCATCACCGGCATCATGCTCGCCACCGTTCCGGTGGACATCCACGTGGGCAACACCTACTTCGTGGTGGGGCACTTCCACTACGTGATCTTCTCCACCATCACCTTCGGTGTGTTCGCGGGCATCTACCACTGGTTCCCCAAGTTCACCGGACGCATGCCCTATGAGGGCCTCGGTCTGCTTCATTTCTGGCTCACCTTCATCGGCAGCACCCTCAACTTCCTGCCCATGCACTGGGCCGGCCTGATGGGCATGCCCCGGCGTGTGGCCTCCTACGACCCCGAGTTCGCCTTCGCCAACGTGCTCGCCTCCCTGGGCGCCTTCCTGCTCGGGGTGGCCACGATTCCCTTCCTGCTCAACATGGTCAGCTCCTGGTCGCGCGGGCGACGCGCCCCCGCCAATCCCTGGCAGGCCATCGGCCTGGAGTGGCTTCTTCCCTCACCGCCACCGGCCGAGAACTTCGAGGAGAACGTGCCCACCGTGATCTCCGGTCCCTACGGCTACGGCCTTGGCCGCCCCCTCGTCGAGCACGAGGAGAGCTTCATCGCCCGCGCCGCCCAGCCCGCCGCCAGCCCCACCTCCGACCCCGCATGA
- a CDS encoding heme-copper oxidase subunit III, producing MTSLSSGPAPTEGDAATASADPSAHGGHADHTLTGFVIFLCSESVIFLAFFAGYAVLKTTTPQWLPAGVEGLEVMFPLINTVVLVSSSGVIWLAERALARGQLLRFRLFWLLTIAMGSVFVVGQAIEWQGLNFGLGSGVFGGTFYLLTGFHGLHVITGIVLMLLMLARSFVPGNYERGDSGVVSVSLFWHFVDVIWIVLFLLIYVWQPN from the coding sequence ATGACCAGCCTCTCCAGCGGCCCCGCCCCCACGGAGGGCGATGCGGCCACCGCTTCAGCCGATCCTTCCGCCCATGGCGGCCACGCCGATCACACCCTGACGGGGTTCGTGATCTTTCTCTGCTCGGAGAGCGTGATCTTTCTGGCCTTCTTCGCCGGCTACGCGGTGCTGAAGACCACCACACCCCAGTGGCTGCCCGCCGGGGTGGAGGGACTGGAGGTGATGTTCCCCCTGATCAACACCGTGGTGCTCGTGAGCTCCAGCGGTGTGATCTGGCTGGCGGAGCGGGCGCTGGCGCGGGGTCAGCTGCTGCGGTTCCGTCTGTTCTGGCTGCTCACGATCGCGATGGGCAGTGTCTTCGTGGTCGGTCAGGCGATCGAGTGGCAGGGCCTCAACTTCGGCCTGGGCAGCGGGGTGTTCGGCGGCACCTTCTATCTGCTCACCGGCTTTCACGGCCTGCATGTGATCACCGGCATCGTGCTGATGCTGTTGATGCTGGCGCGCTCCTTCGTGCCTGGGAACTACGAGCGAGGCGACAGCGGTGTGGTCTCCGTGTCGCTCTTCTGGCACTTCGTGGATGTGATCTGGATCGTGCTGTTCCTGCTCATCTACGTCTGGCAGCCGAACTGA